A single window of Paenibacillus sp. SYP-B4298 DNA harbors:
- a CDS encoding complex I subunit 4 family protein has product MLTGLPILTVILFTPALGALLLLSLPSYRVVWLRYIAAAISALPLLLSMVLFISYQPGRGGEGFNERLPWFRLPWGHTELQFDYHLAVDGLSLPLVVLAALVFAISAAASFIHIKKRWKTYYVLFLVLQTCSFGLLLSRDVFMFVLFMETAFVVIYMLLGIWGGERKEEASRAYLNYSAVSSALLLLGLALLLGWGSAPSNHAALLDDASAQETLSGSYDALYSKLYSEGEVWEAPNLLSPDEPVGPADSGMADGLKWLIYVLLAAGFLLRLPVVPFHTWLLQFYRQAPPPVSMLAAGIMVQAGVYGLLRFVFMLFPEQSAACSALWVFAGLLNLLYGALSITAQTDLRHVAGYSMLSQSGVVLLGLGAMNEWGLTGGLFHLVSIGLVGSLMVLIFGSYYERTGTYDIGQLSGLARPMPYMSGLLMAAMLAAVAMPGLSGFSGTLTVLIGLFETMKGAAVATMLGLLLAGVALLRVVLNITYGPARGSLASLQDARLSEAVPMIVLLAFIILLGIYPSVLLDQMTHSFSSLLSWLNIRTGG; this is encoded by the coding sequence ATGCTCACCGGGTTGCCAATTTTAACCGTGATTCTTTTTACACCTGCACTGGGTGCGCTATTGCTGCTGTCGCTACCCTCATACCGGGTGGTATGGCTTCGTTACATCGCTGCCGCCATCTCGGCGTTGCCGTTGCTGTTATCGATGGTGTTGTTCATCTCCTATCAGCCAGGGCGCGGGGGCGAAGGGTTTAATGAGCGGCTGCCATGGTTTCGACTTCCGTGGGGTCATACGGAGCTTCAATTTGATTATCATCTAGCTGTTGACGGTCTCTCACTGCCCCTTGTAGTGCTTGCGGCACTCGTGTTTGCCATCTCGGCTGCGGCCTCGTTCATACATATTAAAAAGCGCTGGAAGACCTACTATGTGCTGTTTCTTGTGCTTCAAACCTGCTCGTTCGGCTTGCTGCTGTCACGTGATGTATTCATGTTTGTTCTATTCATGGAAACGGCCTTCGTTGTGATCTATATGCTGCTGGGCATATGGGGAGGGGAGCGGAAGGAGGAAGCCTCCAGAGCCTATCTTAACTATTCTGCTGTAAGCTCGGCGCTGCTGCTGCTGGGCTTGGCGTTGCTGCTAGGCTGGGGCTCCGCTCCTAGCAACCATGCAGCGCTGTTGGATGACGCGTCTGCACAGGAGACCCTTAGCGGGAGCTATGATGCGCTATATTCGAAGCTTTATAGCGAAGGGGAAGTGTGGGAGGCCCCGAACCTGTTGTCGCCTGACGAGCCAGTCGGCCCAGCGGATAGCGGTATGGCAGACGGGCTGAAGTGGCTCATATATGTCTTACTGGCAGCGGGGTTTCTGCTGCGTCTGCCGGTGGTGCCGTTTCACACGTGGTTGTTGCAGTTCTATCGGCAGGCGCCCCCGCCTGTATCCATGCTGGCAGCGGGGATCATGGTGCAAGCAGGTGTGTATGGCCTGCTGCGATTTGTATTCATGCTGTTTCCTGAGCAGTCGGCAGCTTGTTCGGCGCTGTGGGTCTTCGCGGGGCTGCTGAATCTGCTCTACGGCGCGCTCTCCATCACAGCTCAGACGGATCTTCGGCATGTTGCGGGCTACAGTATGCTGAGCCAGTCGGGTGTTGTGCTGCTAGGTCTGGGCGCTATGAATGAATGGGGGTTGACCGGTGGGTTATTCCATCTGGTGAGCATCGGACTGGTTGGCTCGCTGATGGTATTGATATTCGGGAGCTATTATGAACGCACCGGAACGTATGACATCGGACAACTGAGCGGCTTGGCTCGTCCCATGCCTTATATGAGCGGCTTGCTCATGGCAGCTATGCTGGCTGCTGTCGCCATGCCGGGCTTGTCCGGCTTCAGCGGAACGTTGACGGTACTAATCGGCTTGTTCGAAACGATGAAGGGAGCCGCTGTGGCGACCATGCTCGGCCTGCTGCTTGCGGGTGTAGCCTTGCTGCGGGTTGTGCTGAACATCACATATGGTCCGGCGCGCGGCTCGCTTGCCAGCCTGCAGGATGCCAGGCTGAGCGAAGCGGTGCCCATGATTGTGCTATTGGCCTTTATTATTCTGCTCGGCATCTATCCTTCTGTGCTGTTGGATCAGATGACGCATAGCTTTTCGAGCTTGCTAAGCTGGCTCAACATCCGAACGGGAGGCTGA
- a CDS encoding S8 family serine peptidase produces the protein MMIKLFADWHLAIYRSSSKAYKSQTGQKTVLLLLAVWLVLLTAMPQPLLSAAPNVEPGDSVQWATSVWAGHEATQEATAGDSQSWHEQSQEESDASGQSPASAFESDGEQADRGEQRADDQVSAEDGAPKTDAPAVIDQPVEHEIKEAIDGSWLLKWRDLERAQPLPDTVVLHREEQMRTELVRPSPGMDIEEWLIALRSHPDIEYVQANGRVGLLASVTPDDPFLEYQSYLDQIGARKAWESVTAQTDLTIALVDTGVDLNHPDLKDNLVKGTNLVQQGKQPQDDNGHGTRVAGVLAAIGNNGKGTAGIVWNARVMPIKALDADGYGDEDRLGEAIMYAVKNGAKIVVLSVGLYRASPYMQDIVEYAEDQGVLLIAATGNDGLKFKNKVAVKYPAAYPSVLAVGGASADGKAEPRSNSGPEVDIVAPWNVYTTALGGGYAKEQGTSMAAPQAAGVAALVWAKYPHMEPYQIRELLRQTAKDVGAKGWDEQTGYGLLQADQALTASYRPDAREPNDTRASAAIFPLSAEVPGQLTTGKDKDVFKLDIPYDGTLEIRFQGLVNSGQAMPPVTLEYYSGSQKQEEKLVKTGTRSVEWKVKKGTGYLELKFADAAQKETIPYLLTSAFTIAPDDFEDNDSNYKAFTLPARSQKITGNFHQTGDRDWFAITFTQSGTLRVKMETNTVRIDPAIAVGRAGERMMEIDEHSDGETEESALINVTPGKYFIRTNNAAASNASPVIGTYTLTIEILSVFDDPNEPNNKSYEATSMRPGTDYVGVIDPVSDEDWFQLRLTGDSIVSIQLSDIPSNRSMNMEVLDRTQKSLFTLRSTSGSTAMTTNRRLSSGTYYIKLSASSKFNYQYYRLRAEVEKLVAGFRDVDGHWATDAITALTKNGIIQGTGGYKFEPNRPITRAEAVALLIKAFPPAGGSTRDVSFKDLKASHWAYNSIRDAVHAGWIQGYSDNTFAPDRNVTRAEMAMMLSAAMSLETYPVVTAPFSDVKPSHWAAPVIAVMKQSELIGGYADNRFRPSGEASRAEFSAILYRAMR, from the coding sequence ATGATGATAAAATTATTCGCCGATTGGCATCTAGCAATATATCGCTCTTCTAGCAAGGCATACAAGTCACAAACAGGTCAAAAAACAGTATTGCTGCTGCTTGCTGTCTGGTTGGTGCTGCTTACAGCTATGCCTCAGCCGCTGTTGTCAGCCGCACCGAACGTGGAGCCGGGTGATTCCGTCCAATGGGCAACGTCTGTTTGGGCGGGACATGAGGCGACACAAGAGGCGACAGCAGGCGATAGCCAGTCGTGGCATGAACAGAGTCAGGAAGAATCGGACGCTAGCGGGCAGTCGCCTGCATCGGCTTTCGAGTCGGATGGAGAACAAGCTGATCGTGGGGAGCAGCGAGCAGACGATCAGGTATCCGCAGAAGATGGAGCGCCGAAGACCGATGCGCCTGCGGTTATAGACCAGCCTGTGGAGCATGAAATCAAGGAGGCTATCGACGGTAGCTGGTTGTTGAAATGGCGTGATCTGGAGCGTGCACAGCCGCTTCCTGACACGGTGGTGCTGCATCGCGAGGAGCAGATGCGAACCGAGCTGGTTCGTCCGTCTCCTGGGATGGACATCGAGGAATGGCTCATCGCGCTGCGCAGTCATCCCGATATTGAGTATGTGCAGGCTAACGGAAGAGTGGGATTGCTGGCATCTGTAACGCCCGATGATCCGTTTCTGGAATATCAATCGTATCTGGATCAGATTGGCGCCAGAAAAGCCTGGGAGAGTGTGACCGCTCAGACGGATCTGACCATAGCGCTCGTGGATACGGGGGTGGACCTGAACCACCCGGATCTGAAGGATAATCTGGTCAAGGGAACCAATCTGGTGCAGCAAGGCAAGCAGCCCCAGGATGACAACGGACATGGCACGCGAGTAGCGGGGGTGCTGGCTGCTATAGGCAATAATGGCAAAGGCACGGCGGGCATTGTGTGGAATGCGAGAGTCATGCCTATCAAGGCGTTGGACGCAGACGGCTACGGAGATGAAGATCGGCTAGGCGAAGCCATCATGTACGCGGTCAAGAATGGAGCCAAAATTGTTGTGCTGTCTGTCGGTTTATACCGTGCATCACCCTACATGCAGGACATTGTAGAGTATGCAGAGGATCAAGGAGTGCTGTTGATCGCAGCGACCGGCAATGATGGCCTGAAGTTTAAGAATAAGGTAGCGGTCAAATACCCGGCTGCTTATCCTTCCGTGCTGGCTGTAGGCGGGGCAAGCGCTGATGGCAAGGCGGAGCCGCGGTCGAATTCGGGGCCGGAGGTCGATATTGTCGCACCATGGAATGTCTACACAACAGCACTCGGCGGCGGCTACGCCAAGGAGCAAGGAACCTCGATGGCGGCTCCGCAGGCGGCAGGTGTGGCGGCTCTTGTATGGGCCAAATACCCGCATATGGAGCCTTATCAGATTCGTGAATTGCTGCGCCAGACAGCCAAGGATGTCGGTGCCAAGGGATGGGATGAGCAGACAGGCTACGGTCTGCTGCAGGCCGACCAGGCGTTGACGGCATCCTATCGTCCTGATGCTAGAGAGCCTAACGACACGCGGGCATCAGCGGCAATATTTCCATTGTCTGCCGAGGTGCCAGGGCAGTTGACAACAGGTAAGGACAAGGATGTCTTCAAATTGGACATCCCGTATGATGGGACGCTTGAGATCCGGTTCCAGGGGCTTGTCAATTCAGGCCAAGCGATGCCGCCAGTGACGCTGGAGTACTATTCAGGATCGCAGAAGCAAGAGGAGAAGCTGGTCAAGACGGGAACAAGGTCGGTGGAATGGAAGGTGAAGAAGGGGACAGGCTATCTGGAGCTGAAGTTTGCTGATGCAGCTCAGAAGGAGACCATTCCTTATCTACTTACCTCGGCCTTCACGATAGCGCCCGATGATTTTGAGGACAATGACAGCAATTATAAGGCCTTTACACTGCCGGCGCGCAGCCAGAAGATTACAGGGAATTTCCATCAGACAGGAGATCGGGACTGGTTCGCCATTACCTTCACACAATCGGGGACGCTGAGGGTCAAGATGGAGACGAATACGGTGCGAATCGATCCTGCCATCGCGGTTGGACGGGCAGGCGAACGGATGATGGAAATTGATGAGCACAGCGATGGCGAGACGGAGGAATCGGCTCTGATCAATGTGACGCCGGGCAAATACTTTATTCGGACGAATAACGCAGCGGCCTCCAATGCGAGTCCAGTCATCGGCACGTATACGTTGACGATTGAAATTTTGTCCGTATTCGATGATCCGAATGAACCGAATAATAAGTCCTATGAGGCAACATCGATGCGTCCTGGAACGGACTATGTGGGCGTCATTGACCCGGTGAGCGATGAAGATTGGTTCCAATTGCGCTTGACAGGAGACAGCATCGTCTCCATTCAGCTATCGGACATTCCTTCAAACCGCAGCATGAATATGGAAGTGCTGGATCGCACACAGAAGTCGCTATTCACACTACGCTCTACAAGCGGCTCGACAGCCATGACGACCAATCGCAGGCTGTCGTCGGGAACGTATTATATTAAGCTGAGCGCCAGCTCCAAGTTTAATTATCAATATTACCGGCTCAGAGCAGAGGTTGAGAAGCTGGTGGCAGGGTTCCGCGATGTTGATGGTCACTGGGCGACGGATGCCATCACAGCATTAACGAAGAATGGGATTATTCAGGGCACAGGCGGCTATAAATTCGAGCCGAATCGTCCCATTACCAGAGCAGAGGCGGTAGCCCTGCTGATCAAGGCCTTCCCGCCTGCAGGTGGGAGCACGAGGGACGTATCCTTCAAGGATCTGAAGGCGAGCCATTGGGCATACAATTCCATTAGGGATGCTGTTCATGCAGGATGGATACAAGGCTATAGCGATAATACCTTTGCTCCTGACCGCAATGTAACCCGTGCAGAGATGGCGATGATGCTGTCAGCGGCAATGAGTCTGGAGACCTATCCTGTTGTAACTGCGCCATTCAGTGATGTGAAGCCGTCCCACTGGGCAGCTCCGGTTATTGCTGTCATGAAGCAATCCGAGCTGATCGGGGGCTATGCGGATAACCGATTCAGGCCGTCAGGTGAAGCATCGCGCGCGGAATTCTCGGCTATCCTGTACCGGGCGATGCGGTAG
- a CDS encoding proton-conducting transporter transmembrane domain-containing protein has translation MSTIYAQYAWVVPLLPLVAFIFVMTLGRAAEGLAVWTAIVASVGSLMLSLCIMQEQLMGANNEFSGKFTWFKVGSVQVSLGIEVTQLTTLLLCVISLLHVCGLIYSASYMSRDGRAGLFCGYMSLLGCAMIGLVLAADMLTLFACWQLLGLASVLLAGFWHERNGAKETVLRLYIFAVVGDLALLLAILLLFWYMPEHALDFASIQNVFEGQATNMAKWITALISALLLIAAAAKSGLFPFHLWLQHLGPVPLPAKAAMFCMALAPAGIVMLLRAMAALQASPLIMETAAWLGAASALIGAAAAAMQHKLARMAGYVAVSQLGLMLLGVGTYATSGTVYLLIGYSLAGFLMVLGYGVLHPAAGEARRRSPRSLTRWVTAIGALSLAGVPPLPGFWAYQQLLQAALSTHVLLFAAALAALAGTAFYAGRAIVLLSDELHRAEAPGRAQGIVPAALALLLVLLAAIELIWGKQGGLFRWLQVDVASYDGSVWLPLLLSSGCGLYLAVHNGRSLSREAHTNSSIVSWADAVLDGAFRRFGAKLMAGLDKVGHWLQRLDERMMEALPSLMVDVWERRGRRRK, from the coding sequence ATGTCGACGATATATGCCCAGTACGCCTGGGTCGTCCCGTTGCTTCCGCTCGTTGCATTTATATTCGTCATGACACTGGGGCGTGCTGCTGAAGGACTAGCTGTCTGGACGGCCATCGTTGCCTCCGTAGGCTCCTTAATGCTATCGCTGTGTATTATGCAGGAGCAGCTCATGGGAGCGAATAATGAATTCAGCGGGAAGTTCACCTGGTTCAAGGTTGGTTCGGTTCAGGTGAGTCTTGGTATTGAAGTGACTCAGTTAACCACGCTATTATTATGCGTCATCAGTCTGCTGCATGTCTGTGGTCTGATCTATAGTGCTTCATATATGAGCAGGGATGGGCGTGCCGGATTATTCTGCGGGTATATGTCGCTGCTCGGCTGTGCGATGATAGGGCTGGTGTTAGCTGCTGATATGCTAACCCTGTTCGCTTGCTGGCAGCTTCTGGGGCTTGCCTCCGTTCTGCTGGCAGGCTTCTGGCATGAGCGCAATGGAGCCAAAGAAACGGTGCTGCGATTATATATATTCGCTGTTGTAGGAGACCTTGCTCTCCTGCTCGCGATTCTACTGTTGTTCTGGTATATGCCGGAGCACGCGCTTGATTTCGCATCCATACAGAACGTATTTGAAGGTCAGGCAACGAATATGGCCAAGTGGATTACGGCTCTCATCTCCGCTTTGCTCCTTATCGCTGCCGCTGCAAAATCCGGGCTATTTCCCTTTCATCTGTGGCTTCAGCACCTCGGGCCTGTTCCGCTGCCAGCCAAGGCAGCGATGTTCTGCATGGCACTGGCTCCAGCCGGTATCGTAATGCTATTGCGCGCTATGGCGGCACTACAAGCATCACCACTTATTATGGAGACGGCGGCTTGGCTAGGCGCCGCTTCGGCGCTGATCGGTGCGGCCGCTGCAGCCATGCAGCACAAGCTCGCTCGTATGGCTGGCTATGTGGCCGTCAGCCAACTAGGTCTGATGCTGCTAGGAGTGGGCACATATGCAACTTCGGGAACTGTCTATCTATTGATCGGCTATAGCCTGGCGGGGTTCTTGATGGTGCTCGGGTACGGTGTTCTGCATCCAGCAGCGGGTGAGGCCCGTCGCCGTTCACCTCGATCTCTGACACGATGGGTCACAGCCATCGGGGCGCTCTCTCTGGCAGGCGTGCCTCCACTGCCCGGCTTCTGGGCCTATCAGCAGTTATTGCAGGCTGCGTTATCGACTCATGTGCTTCTATTCGCGGCTGCTCTCGCCGCACTGGCGGGTACGGCATTCTATGCGGGACGGGCTATCGTGCTGCTGAGCGATGAGCTGCATCGGGCTGAAGCCCCAGGCAGAGCGCAGGGCATTGTGCCTGCTGCACTGGCTCTGTTGCTCGTGCTGCTCGCAGCTATAGAACTTATATGGGGGAAGCAGGGCGGTCTGTTCCGGTGGCTGCAAGTGGATGTGGCTTCCTATGATGGGTCGGTATGGCTCCCATTGCTGCTCTCGTCAGGCTGCGGCCTGTATCTGGCTGTCCATAACGGTCGTTCCCTCTCGAGGGAGGCTCATACAAATTCGTCAATCGTCTCATGGGCGGATGCTGTGCTGGATGGTGCTTTCCGTCGATTCGGTGCCAAGCTGATGGCTGGTCTGGACAAGGTCGGGCATTGGCTGCAACGACTGGATGAGCGCATGATGGAGGCTTTGCCCAGCCTGATGGTTGATGTGTGGGAGCGGCGGGGAAGAAGGAGGAAATAA
- a CDS encoding Dps family protein encodes MATKAPEKRQHSLETIEGLNKQVANWSVLYMKLHHFHWYVKGPHFFTLHEKFEELYNEATLILDELAERVLTLGGKPVSTLKEQLSSASIREANGGESAEEMVRQLSDDLLQLAAESKLLAEQAEASEDAPTADLLIGRQEWMEKTIWMLKAYQG; translated from the coding sequence ATGGCAACCAAAGCGCCGGAGAAAAGGCAGCATTCCCTTGAAACCATCGAAGGCCTAAACAAGCAGGTCGCTAACTGGAGTGTATTGTATATGAAGCTCCATCATTTTCACTGGTATGTAAAAGGCCCTCATTTTTTTACCCTTCATGAGAAATTTGAAGAGCTGTACAATGAGGCAACCCTTATCCTGGATGAGCTGGCGGAACGAGTGTTGACACTTGGCGGCAAGCCCGTCTCGACATTAAAGGAGCAACTGTCCTCAGCCTCCATCCGGGAGGCGAACGGTGGAGAATCTGCGGAGGAGATGGTGCGTCAATTGTCGGACGATCTCCTGCAGCTAGCGGCTGAGAGCAAGCTGCTTGCGGAGCAGGCAGAGGCGAGCGAGGATGCACCGACCGCTGATCTGTTGATTGGTCGGCAGGAATGGATGGAGAAGACGATCTGGATGCTCAAGGCGTACCAGGGTTAG
- the murA gene encoding UDP-N-acetylglucosamine 1-carboxyvinyltransferase → MSKIIVRGGRRLTGTVKVSGAKNSVLPILAASLLASEGESTIYDVPPLDDVLTIQKVLDSLGAKLAYQNETMRIHASQLTAVEAPYDLVRKMRASFLVMGPLLARLGCAKISLPGGCAIGTRPIDQHLKGFEAMGAEVTLGQGYIEARTAGKLRGAKIYLDVASVGATENIMMAAALAEGTTTIENAAMEPEIVDLANYLNAMGAKVRGAGTGLIRIEGVESLHGASHTVIPDRVEAGTYIIAAAITGGDVYVEGAIANHLAPVISKLEEMGVEISEGENGLHVRSNGTLRAVDVKTLPYPGFPTDMQSQMMALLMVSEGTSVVTETVFENRFMHVEEFQKLQGQIKVEGRSAIITGNVPLAGAKVCATDLRAGAALICAALRADGETEVTGIHHVDRGYVNLTSKLASLGADICRVEPEDEAIAEAAVSKSSETKRGLAPVVSHEADASTEVASFKRDKEMPVLKVQPTWA, encoded by the coding sequence ATGAGCAAAATCATCGTCCGCGGTGGCCGAAGATTGACGGGAACCGTAAAAGTCAGCGGTGCAAAAAACTCTGTACTCCCGATTCTTGCAGCTTCGCTGCTGGCATCGGAAGGGGAGAGCACCATCTATGATGTGCCGCCTCTTGATGATGTATTGACGATACAGAAGGTGCTGGATTCGCTCGGGGCGAAGCTGGCCTATCAGAATGAAACGATGCGTATCCATGCTTCCCAGTTGACTGCGGTTGAAGCCCCCTACGATCTCGTTCGTAAAATGCGCGCATCTTTTCTGGTGATGGGACCATTGCTTGCGCGTCTAGGCTGTGCCAAAATATCGCTGCCTGGCGGCTGCGCGATCGGCACACGTCCAATAGACCAGCATTTGAAGGGCTTCGAGGCGATGGGTGCCGAGGTTACGCTTGGCCAGGGCTACATAGAAGCCAGAACAGCAGGTAAATTACGGGGAGCCAAGATCTATCTGGATGTAGCCAGTGTTGGCGCTACCGAGAATATAATGATGGCAGCAGCTTTGGCTGAAGGGACAACGACAATTGAGAATGCGGCAATGGAGCCGGAGATTGTCGACCTGGCCAACTATTTGAATGCGATGGGAGCCAAGGTGAGAGGGGCAGGCACAGGCTTGATCCGCATCGAGGGCGTTGAGTCCCTGCATGGCGCTTCCCATACAGTCATCCCGGATCGTGTGGAAGCGGGCACGTATATTATTGCAGCAGCCATCACGGGCGGCGATGTGTATGTGGAGGGAGCCATCGCGAATCATCTGGCTCCGGTCATCTCGAAGCTGGAGGAGATGGGCGTAGAAATTAGTGAAGGTGAGAATGGCCTTCATGTTCGCTCCAATGGCACGCTGCGCGCGGTGGATGTGAAGACATTGCCATATCCGGGCTTTCCAACCGATATGCAGTCGCAGATGATGGCGCTGCTAATGGTGTCAGAAGGTACGAGCGTCGTTACAGAGACCGTATTTGAGAACCGCTTCATGCATGTGGAGGAGTTCCAGAAGCTGCAGGGACAGATTAAGGTTGAAGGACGCAGTGCAATCATTACAGGCAATGTTCCGCTGGCAGGCGCCAAGGTATGTGCTACGGATCTTCGTGCCGGAGCAGCATTGATCTGCGCAGCGCTTCGCGCTGACGGAGAGACGGAGGTCACAGGTATTCATCATGTCGACCGGGGATATGTAAATTTGACCAGCAAGCTCGCTTCCCTTGGAGCCGATATATGCCGGGTCGAGCCTGAGGATGAAGCTATCGCCGAGGCGGCTGTTAGTAAGAGCTCCGAGACGAAGCGGGGGCTGGCTCCTGTCGTATCGCATGAAGCAGATGCTTCTACTGAAGTGGCCTCCTTCAAACGGGATAAAGAAATGCCGGTACTGAAGGTACAGCCTACGTGGGCATAG
- a CDS encoding F0F1 ATP synthase subunit epsilon, with translation MSTFLVEIVTPERKVYAEEAEMVTVKGMEGELGILPGHIPFVTPLQIAAVVIKKGKRDEFIAVNGGFVEVRKDKVVILAESAERQPDIDLDRAMAAKNRAEQRLKARQDEYDFRRAELALQRAMNRISVKKHA, from the coding sequence ATGAGCACCTTTTTAGTGGAAATTGTAACGCCTGAGCGTAAGGTTTATGCCGAAGAGGCAGAAATGGTCACCGTTAAAGGTATGGAAGGGGAGCTTGGTATTTTGCCGGGCCACATTCCATTCGTTACTCCGCTGCAGATTGCGGCTGTCGTTATTAAAAAGGGCAAGCGCGATGAATTTATTGCAGTAAACGGTGGTTTTGTAGAGGTTCGTAAAGATAAAGTTGTTATCTTGGCAGAGAGCGCCGAGCGGCAACCGGATATTGACCTCGACCGCGCAATGGCAGCCAAAAATCGTGCCGAGCAGCGTCTGAAGGCAAGACAGGATGAGTATGATTTCCGTCGTGCCGAGCTGGCTCTGCAACGCGCTATGAACCGGATTAGCGTCAAAAAACACGCATAA
- a CDS encoding proton-conducting transporter transmembrane domain-containing protein, protein MLQLPELLAILLLLAGTIMMRGQQRMGGFLLSSLAVHGGNVLAAAGSSAGAGAGSSVWSFYLVAAALMHLGLYVAMNKVAGAAKHDRLTAFAGMYYRSPHIAVALMFLVLSLSGMPLSAGFIGKWLVLTAAAGDGQYVLLLVLLASWLGTLSCYFSILRSIWMRSYEGIEYMRITPLSSILLWLCAGAGVLLGLYPNAWLSLFA, encoded by the coding sequence ATGCTGCAACTGCCTGAACTATTGGCCATACTGCTGCTGCTGGCCGGAACCATTATGATGCGAGGACAACAGAGGATGGGAGGGTTCCTGCTGTCGAGTCTGGCCGTACATGGCGGCAATGTGCTGGCTGCCGCGGGGAGCAGCGCCGGAGCTGGCGCTGGCTCGTCCGTGTGGTCATTCTATCTGGTCGCGGCTGCTCTGATGCACCTGGGCCTGTACGTGGCGATGAATAAAGTAGCGGGAGCTGCGAAGCACGATCGATTGACGGCGTTTGCCGGGATGTATTATCGTTCGCCGCATATCGCTGTAGCCCTCATGTTTCTTGTATTATCGCTCTCTGGTATGCCGCTCTCTGCCGGTTTCATCGGCAAATGGCTGGTGTTGACCGCGGCGGCAGGTGACGGACAGTACGTGCTGCTGCTTGTGTTGCTGGCCTCCTGGCTAGGGACATTGAGCTGTTATTTCTCCATCCTGAGATCGATCTGGATGCGATCCTATGAGGGCATAGAGTATATGCGTATCACACCGCTATCTTCCATCCTTCTATGGCTGTGCGCGGGAGCGGGCGTGCTGCTGGGCCTATATCCGAATGCGTGGCTGAGCCTGTTTGCGTAG
- a CDS encoding DUF1146 family protein: MMDFGSIGTAVGINGLIAIAITLLSIIFAWYVVQELKLEAFLKRPRSAQARMLQVLLAVVLGHGFARFFLDYLEWFDKLRWFVE, translated from the coding sequence ATGATGGACTTTGGCAGTATCGGAACAGCAGTCGGGATCAATGGCTTGATCGCCATCGCAATTACGCTGCTTAGCATTATTTTTGCCTGGTATGTGGTTCAGGAGCTTAAGCTGGAAGCCTTCCTGAAGCGCCCCCGCTCCGCGCAAGCGAGAATGCTACAGGTACTGCTGGCCGTAGTACTTGGACATGGTTTTGCCCGCTTTTTCCTTGATTACCTGGAATGGTTCGATAAGTTAAGGTGGTTTGTCGAATAA